From one Cyanobacterium stanieri PCC 7202 genomic stretch:
- a CDS encoding alkaline phosphatase (KEGG: mar:MAE_16640 alkaline phosphatase~SPTR: Alkaline phosphatase): MTQNVILQGSFQSTDFLRSFNIFGDQGNFRRPEGRPVDEFEFSLTSNASPTLTVTSPNLTGSADFKLILINTNTSQVVASSTSAGGSATISSTALNSGVNYRLQVVGRGGAAPLPNLFGFTPTPNYTLQATLPQLGTPQFQTFQPRVGTFTTISSGLNSVSATGVLANSDNLFVARQSDPFNEKIVGFTDAEAADINGIGNGRVGFADEYRFSVDNPGSASNVIITITGVGGNALGINNSGPYVAVLNDSTGDIIGQTAYNVAGFATDFIADDNTTVIDIPAATINTLVNNGDNLRLKIAGFEVEGGAEIGNVNSSRTLGYNVNIFSSGRNISLEERTPAPIGGPQFLTLDSSTAQIAYVAYYGRPADPSGRTFWSNVLANSNISYSPRSGDVLANLPQAAQDAYSQFVNDFGNSTESGQLFGGLNTVARINQIYQQLFNRQADNDGLNFWFNAINSGDVSLPAAALEIALGATSGDLTILENKIDSSNLFTTSLVNQGVASRYDGQVAVGIGRDFLSNVGLSVATQAQVNTAINSLPV; the protein is encoded by the coding sequence ATGACACAAAATGTGATATTACAAGGCAGTTTTCAATCCACTGATTTCTTACGTAGCTTCAATATATTTGGAGATCAAGGAAACTTCCGTCGTCCCGAAGGGCGCCCTGTGGATGAATTTGAGTTTAGCCTAACAAGCAATGCTAGTCCTACCCTGACAGTTACTTCTCCTAACTTGACAGGGTCAGCGGATTTTAAATTAATTCTTATCAATACTAATACAAGTCAAGTTGTCGCCTCAAGTACCTCTGCTGGAGGTAGTGCCACCATCAGCAGTACAGCCCTAAATAGTGGAGTTAATTATCGTTTACAGGTGGTAGGAAGAGGAGGTGCAGCCCCTTTACCTAATCTATTTGGTTTTACCCCTACTCCTAACTATACTCTCCAAGCTACTTTGCCTCAATTAGGCACCCCCCAATTCCAAACCTTCCAACCCAGAGTAGGTACTTTTACCACTATTTCCTCGGGATTAAATAGTGTAAGTGCCACAGGAGTATTAGCAAATTCCGATAATTTATTTGTGGCAAGACAAAGTGATCCTTTTAATGAAAAAATAGTCGGTTTCACTGATGCTGAGGCAGCTGATATAAATGGAATTGGTAATGGTAGAGTCGGTTTTGCCGATGAATATCGTTTTTCTGTGGATAATCCGGGTAGTGCTTCTAATGTAATTATTACTATTACAGGTGTTGGGGGCAATGCCCTAGGTATAAACAATAGTGGTCCTTATGTGGCGGTATTAAATGACAGCACAGGGGATATTATTGGACAAACAGCCTATAATGTTGCGGGCTTTGCCACTGATTTTATTGCCGATGACAACACTACCGTTATCGATATTCCTGCGGCTACTATCAACACTCTTGTTAATAATGGGGATAATTTACGTTTAAAAATAGCAGGGTTTGAAGTGGAAGGAGGAGCAGAAATTGGTAATGTGAATTCTAGTCGTACCCTTGGTTACAATGTTAATATCTTTTCCTCTGGTCGTAATATTTCTCTCGAGGAAAGAACCCCCGCACCCATCGGCGGACCACAGTTTCTAACCTTGGATAGCAGCACCGCTCAGATTGCTTATGTGGCCTATTATGGACGACCTGCTGACCCTTCGGGCAGAACTTTTTGGTCAAATGTCTTAGCCAATAGTAATATCAGTTATTCTCCGCGCAGTGGTGATGTGTTGGCAAATTTACCCCAAGCCGCACAAGATGCTTATAGTCAGTTTGTTAATGATTTTGGTAATTCTACTGAGTCAGGGCAGTTGTTTGGAGGTTTGAATACCGTTGCCCGTATCAATCAGATTTATCAACAATTATTTAATCGTCAGGCGGATAATGATGGTTTAAATTTCTGGTTCAATGCTATTAATAGTGGTGATGTTTCTCTCCCTGCCGCTGCCCTAGAAATCGCTTTGGGTGCGACTAGCGGAGATTTAACCATCTTAGAAAACAAAATTGATAGTTCTAATTTATTTACTACGAGCCTAGTAAATCAAGGGGTTGCTTCCCGTTATGATGGTCAGGTAGCTGTGGGCATTGGTCGTGACTTCTTATCCAATGTGGGTTTATCTGTGGCGACTCAAGCACAGGTGAACACGGCTATTAATAGTCTTCCTGTATAA
- a CDS encoding hypothetical protein (PFAM: Acyl-CoA dehydrogenase, N-terminal domain~COGs: COG4997 conserved hypothetical protein~KEGG: ter:Tery_4987 acyl-CoA dehydrogenase family protein-like~SPTR: Acyl-CoA dehydrogenase family protein): MAIYNKLVRDKIPEIIKSNNKKYEIKELSFTEYKQSLKDKLLEEVYELLEADKEELVNEIADVYEVLSAIIKAYDLDEQEIKKVQKNKADKRGAFENKIQLISVNDLDNSEAKTDININFINDLEYFLQKNISKKASSLDRDKDLLKQVFFALAKDNPLWLSLKLPVEWGGLGVSDEIFFTSKMVMAKYSGALAFLQAQHQTAVGMLSKSDNEVMQQKYLPDIAKGLSFCGVAFSHLRRWQNPPLRAFVDGEGYRLTGDIFWITGFHVFEHFVVGAVLEDGRELYAIAPFANLNKDGGKIIINKSMKLGAMEATNTVSATMERWYIHPHNIIKINPPQTIVIDSEKKVLNNSAFNLGCVEGSLSLIKENAGKLQLQSVFYNYEKLVTEFENLKENILVEVKKPSKTIQQKLILRAKAINLAFRCTQGAIITSKGSANLHNNTAQRLYKEALVYSISGQTIPILEKSFEMIKFSNF, from the coding sequence ATGGCGATATATAACAAACTTGTTAGGGATAAAATTCCTGAGATAATTAAGAGTAATAATAAAAAATACGAAATCAAAGAATTATCATTTACTGAATATAAACAATCTCTTAAGGACAAGTTATTAGAGGAGGTTTATGAGCTTTTAGAGGCCGATAAGGAAGAATTGGTCAATGAAATTGCTGATGTTTATGAGGTTTTATCGGCAATAATTAAGGCTTATGATTTAGATGAGCAGGAAATAAAAAAAGTACAAAAAAATAAAGCAGACAAAAGGGGAGCTTTTGAAAATAAAATACAGTTAATTTCAGTTAATGATCTTGATAATTCTGAAGCAAAGACAGATATAAATATTAATTTTATTAATGATTTAGAGTATTTTTTACAAAAAAATATTAGCAAAAAAGCCAGTAGTTTAGATAGAGATAAGGATTTACTAAAACAAGTTTTTTTTGCTTTGGCAAAAGATAATCCTTTATGGCTTAGTTTAAAGTTGCCTGTTGAATGGGGCGGTTTGGGAGTAAGCGATGAAATATTTTTTACTTCCAAAATGGTGATGGCAAAATATTCGGGAGCTTTGGCTTTTTTACAGGCACAGCATCAAACAGCTGTAGGGATGTTATCTAAGTCTGATAATGAAGTCATGCAACAAAAATATTTGCCTGATATTGCCAAGGGGTTGAGTTTTTGTGGGGTGGCTTTTTCCCATTTACGCCGTTGGCAAAATCCTCCTTTAAGGGCATTTGTTGATGGTGAAGGTTATCGATTGACGGGGGATATTTTTTGGATTACAGGGTTTCATGTTTTTGAACATTTCGTGGTGGGTGCCGTTTTAGAGGATGGCAGGGAATTATATGCGATCGCACCTTTTGCTAATCTCAATAAAGATGGGGGAAAAATAATAATAAATAAATCAATGAAACTAGGGGCTATGGAAGCCACTAACACCGTCAGTGCAACCATGGAAAGATGGTATATTCATCCCCATAATATTATTAAAATAAATCCCCCTCAAACTATTGTGATAGATAGCGAAAAGAAAGTATTAAATAATAGTGCATTTAATCTTGGTTGTGTGGAAGGGAGTCTCTCATTAATAAAAGAAAATGCAGGAAAACTACAACTACAATCGGTATTTTATAACTACGAAAAATTAGTGACAGAATTTGAAAATCTCAAAGAAAATATCTTGGTGGAAGTTAAAAAACCATCAAAAACAATTCAGCAAAAACTAATTTTAAGGGCAAAAGCTATTAACTTAGCTTTTCGTTGTACCCAAGGGGCAATCATTACCAGTAAAGGCTCGGCAAATTTACACAATAACACAGCCCAAAGATTGTACAAAGAGGCTTTAGTATATAGTATTTCTGGGCAAACCATACCCATTTTAGAGAAAAGTTTTGAGATGATAAAATTCTCTAACTTTTGA
- a CDS encoding phosphate ABC transporter substrate-binding protein, PhoT family (TIGRFAM: phosphate binding protein~COGs: COG0226 ABC-type phosphate transport system periplasmic component~InterPro IPR011862~KEGG: cyt:cce_5197 phosphate binding protein~SPTR: Phosphate binding protein;~TIGRFAM: phosphate binding protein) translates to MITIQRRKFNQFFLLLLALGFLTQACGNTNAEEPKSISIDGSSTVFPITDLITKNFNQENEQGIDVNVGFSGSVGGFRKFCNGETDINNASVPIPKEAMEECRKNGIAYIELPVAFDALTVVVNPNNNWVNSMTVEELKTIWQPSAENQIVRWNQINPSWVDNTLNLFAPGRDSGTFEYFTEAIVGERRASRNDYVFSEDDDALVNGVAQDNNALGYFGYAYYEQNQDKLKALGIDSGEGAVFPSDQTIIDNTYRPLTRPLFIYVNAKNAQENSALKTFVEYYLRSASGVVREVGYLPLPDSAYEVGLIHFNTHQVGTVFNGEAVFNVSINELLSKAYAQDGEDGYVF, encoded by the coding sequence ATGATAACAATACAGCGAAGAAAATTTAATCAATTTTTCTTGTTATTATTAGCCCTAGGATTTTTAACCCAAGCCTGTGGAAATACCAACGCCGAGGAACCTAAATCAATATCTATTGATGGTTCTAGTACAGTGTTTCCAATTACTGATTTGATTACTAAAAACTTTAATCAAGAAAACGAGCAAGGAATTGATGTAAATGTTGGATTTTCTGGTTCAGTGGGAGGTTTTCGTAAATTTTGTAATGGAGAAACAGATATAAATAATGCTTCGGTGCCAATTCCCAAGGAAGCCATGGAAGAATGTAGAAAAAATGGCATTGCTTATATCGAGTTACCCGTAGCTTTTGATGCCTTAACAGTGGTGGTCAATCCTAATAATAATTGGGTTAATTCTATGACAGTAGAAGAATTAAAAACCATCTGGCAACCGAGCGCAGAAAACCAAATAGTTAGATGGAATCAAATTAATCCTAGTTGGGTTGATAATACACTCAATTTATTTGCACCCGGTCGTGATTCAGGTACTTTTGAATATTTTACCGAGGCAATTGTCGGTGAAAGAAGGGCTAGTCGTAACGATTATGTGTTTAGTGAAGATGACGATGCTTTAGTTAATGGTGTGGCACAGGATAATAATGCCCTTGGTTATTTTGGTTATGCCTATTATGAACAAAATCAAGATAAACTAAAGGCTTTAGGGATTGATAGTGGAGAAGGTGCTGTTTTTCCTTCTGACCAAACTATTATTGATAATACCTATCGACCATTAACCCGTCCTCTCTTTATCTATGTAAATGCTAAAAATGCACAAGAAAATTCAGCCCTGAAAACTTTTGTAGAATATTATTTAAGATCTGCTTCTGGGGTGGTTCGAGAGGTTGGTTATCTACCTTTGCCTGATTCTGCCTATGAAGTTGGTTTAATTCATTTTAATACCCATCAAGTGGGTACTGTATTTAATGGTGAGGCGGTATTTAATGTCAGTATTAATGAATTGTTGAGTAAAGCCTATGCCCAAGATGGAGAGGATGGTTACGTTTTTTAA
- a CDS encoding phosphate ABC transporter substrate-binding protein, PhoT family (TIGRFAM: phosphate ABC transporter, phosphate-binding protein~COGs: COG0226 ABC-type phosphate transport system periplasmic component~InterPro IPR006059:IPR010916:IPR005673~KEGG: cyt:cce_0886 phosphate ABC transporter, periplasmic phosphate-binding protein~PFAM: extracellular solute-binding protein family 1~SPTR: Phosphate ABC transporter, periplasmic phosphate-binding protein;~TIGRFAM: phosphate ABC transporter, periplasmic phosphate-binding protein): MLTKLNSKTLKNRLVGGFSSLTLAFALAACGGGDTTTTTGGEGGGETAGQTTSIELPFDNTVSVTGAGASFPAAIFQNWFVSLNQQVPQLQVNYQSVGSGAGIEQFTAQTVDFGASDVAMSDEQMEAIDRGVILLPVTAGGIVFAFNLPGVDELNLSRDVYVDIALGRITRWNDPRIAEDNPDVDLPDRSITFVHRSDGSGTTGVLTMHLSDISEDWANEVGQGTTVEWGVAGGSFIGSRGNEGVTATVMQTEGAIGYVEYGYATNNNIPMASLENASGEFVFPNNETTSATLANVELPDNLRAFITDPEGENSYPIVTYSWIMVYEQYDDPQVAIAVEAMIQYALTEGQNVAEELGYIALPLNVARRVAEAADQITDEFSITVE; the protein is encoded by the coding sequence ATGTTGACTAAATTAAACAGTAAAACTTTAAAAAATAGATTAGTAGGTGGATTTTCTAGTCTTACCTTAGCTTTTGCTTTAGCGGCTTGTGGTGGTGGAGATACCACTACTACCACTGGAGGAGAAGGAGGAGGAGAAACCGCTGGTCAAACTACAAGTATTGAGCTTCCTTTTGATAATACTGTTAGTGTTACTGGTGCTGGGGCTAGTTTCCCCGCTGCTATTTTTCAAAACTGGTTTGTGAGTTTAAATCAACAAGTACCCCAACTACAAGTTAACTATCAGTCTGTGGGTAGTGGTGCTGGTATTGAACAATTTACCGCGCAGACGGTGGACTTTGGGGCTAGTGATGTGGCAATGAGTGATGAGCAGATGGAAGCCATCGATAGAGGAGTTATCCTTTTACCTGTTACTGCTGGGGGTATTGTATTTGCTTTTAATTTACCGGGGGTTGATGAGTTAAATTTGAGCAGAGATGTTTATGTGGACATCGCTTTGGGTAGAATCACTAGATGGAATGATCCTCGTATTGCGGAGGATAATCCTGATGTGGATTTACCCGATCGCTCTATTACCTTTGTACACCGTTCCGATGGTAGTGGTACCACTGGGGTATTAACTATGCATTTATCCGACATTAGCGAGGATTGGGCTAATGAAGTGGGTCAAGGAACTACCGTAGAATGGGGTGTTGCTGGAGGTAGCTTTATCGGTAGTAGAGGTAATGAAGGGGTAACTGCTACGGTAATGCAAACTGAAGGGGCGATCGGTTATGTGGAATATGGTTACGCCACAAATAATAATATTCCCATGGCTTCTTTGGAAAATGCCTCGGGAGAATTTGTGTTCCCAAACAATGAAACTACTTCTGCCACCTTGGCTAACGTAGAATTACCTGACAACCTCAGAGCGTTTATTACTGATCCTGAAGGGGAAAATTCTTATCCTATCGTTACCTATAGTTGGATTATGGTTTATGAGCAATATGATGATCCCCAAGTTGCGATCGCCGTTGAAGCCATGATCCAGTATGCTTTGACCGAAGGTCAAAACGTAGCAGAGGAATTAGGTTATATCGCCTTACCTCTCAATGTAGCTCGTAGAGTGGCTGAAGCAGCTGACCAAATAACCGATGAGTTTTCCATCACCGTTGAGTAG
- a CDS encoding phosphate ABC transporter membrane protein 1, PhoT family (PFAM: Binding-protein-dependent transport system inner membrane component~TIGRFAM: phosphate ABC transporter, permease protein PstC~COGs: COG0573 ABC-type phosphate transport system permease component~InterPro IPR000515:IPR011864~KEGG: syn:sll0681 phosphate transport system permease protein; PstC~PFAM: binding-protein-dependent transport systems inner membrane component~SPTR: Phosphate ABC transporter, inner membrane subunit PstC;~TIGRFAM: phosphate ABC transporter, inner membrane subunit PstC), translated as MSVSGYSSRSSGVTESRSAVEKNLDLGFRWLTYAFAIGIGLILVSIALIIFMGAWPAIVEFNFSFFVGSNWNPVVNNYGTLMVIYGTLVSSFIALLIAVPLGVGAAIFLSEDFIPEEIRTVLVFLVEILAAIPSVVYGLWGIFVLIPLTRTLGIWLNANFGWIPIFSTEPSGPGMLPAGIILAIMILPIIIAISRDSLASLPPDLRQASLGLGATRWETIFRVLIPAAISGIVGGTMLALGRAMGETMAATMIIGNSNRLNISILDPANTIASLIANQFAEASGLQVSALMYAGLVLMILTFIVNIFAEIIVNKIKAKYD; from the coding sequence ATGAGTGTTTCTGGTTATTCCAGTCGATCTAGTGGCGTTACCGAGTCGAGGTCAGCGGTAGAAAAAAATCTTGATCTCGGCTTTCGTTGGTTAACTTATGCCTTTGCCATTGGCATTGGCTTAATTTTAGTAAGTATTGCCCTCATTATTTTTATGGGAGCATGGCCTGCCATCGTCGAATTTAATTTTAGTTTTTTTGTAGGTAGTAACTGGAATCCCGTGGTAAACAACTACGGGACTTTGATGGTAATTTATGGAACTTTGGTGAGTTCTTTTATTGCCCTACTAATTGCTGTGCCTTTGGGAGTAGGTGCGGCGATTTTCCTTAGTGAAGACTTTATTCCCGAAGAAATTCGTACCGTCCTAGTATTTTTGGTAGAAATTTTGGCAGCCATTCCCAGTGTAGTCTATGGACTATGGGGCATTTTTGTATTAATTCCTTTGACTAGAACCTTGGGAATTTGGTTGAATGCTAACTTTGGTTGGATTCCCATTTTTAGCACTGAGCCATCTGGCCCTGGGATGTTACCTGCGGGGATTATTTTAGCTATTATGATTTTACCAATTATTATTGCCATCTCTCGGGATTCTTTGGCTTCGTTGCCTCCAGATTTGCGTCAAGCATCTTTGGGGTTAGGGGCAACCCGTTGGGAAACCATTTTCCGTGTTCTGATTCCTGCGGCAATTTCTGGTATTGTGGGGGGAACCATGTTGGCTTTGGGTCGTGCCATGGGTGAGACGATGGCGGCGACGATGATCATTGGTAATTCTAACCGTCTTAACATTTCTATCCTAGATCCTGCTAATACTATTGCCTCTTTAATTGCTAACCAGTTTGCAGAAGCCAGTGGCTTACAGGTTTCGGCTTTAATGTATGCAGGTTTGGTGTTAATGATCTTGACTTTTATTGTTAATATTTTTGCAGAAATTATTGTTAATAAGATTAAGGCAAAATATGACTAA
- a CDS encoding phosphate ABC transporter membrane protein 2, PhoT family (PFAM: Binding-protein-dependent transport system inner membrane component~TIGRFAM: phosphate ABC transporter, permease protein PstA~COGs: COG0581 ABC-type phosphate transport system permease component~InterPro IPR000515:IPR005672~KEGG: cyc:PCC7424_2806 phosphate ABC transporter, inner membrane subunit PstA~PFAM: binding-protein-dependent transport systems inner membrane component~SPTR: Phosphate transport system permease protein; PstA;~TIGRFAM: phosphate ABC transporter, inner membrane subunit PstA): protein MTSSAVKSLNLKKESNSPRTIVGNIMTGISALCVIVTVIPLVAVIYFVVVQGFSRLNTDLFTKLPPPPGLSDGGLANAIIGTLVVVSIATAIAVPFGVMAAIYLSEFSGNNKTALTIRFATNVLSGVPSILAGVFAYGLLVSSGIVGFSSVAGGVALAVLMLPTIIRTTDEALKIIPQDIRWAALGVGAYNYQAVIRIVLPAALPGILTGVTLAIARAAGETAPLLFTALYSNFWPNVSMKGLFEPIATLAVLVYNFAIVPFPAQNQLAWAGALILVTLVLFTSVIARFAIRRKVY from the coding sequence ATGACTTCTTCAGCTGTTAAAAGTTTGAATTTAAAGAAAGAAAGTAATAGCCCAAGGACTATTGTTGGTAACATAATGACGGGCATTTCTGCTCTATGTGTTATTGTTACGGTCATTCCTTTGGTGGCGGTGATTTACTTTGTGGTAGTGCAGGGTTTTAGTCGTCTTAATACAGATTTGTTCACCAAGTTACCTCCACCTCCAGGGTTGAGTGATGGGGGTTTAGCTAATGCCATCATCGGTACATTGGTAGTGGTAAGTATTGCTACGGCGATCGCCGTGCCTTTCGGGGTCATGGCGGCTATTTATTTATCGGAATTCAGTGGTAATAACAAAACAGCTTTAACTATTCGTTTTGCCACGAACGTCTTAAGTGGTGTGCCTTCTATTTTGGCAGGGGTATTTGCCTATGGTTTGTTGGTGTCTTCGGGTATTGTGGGTTTTTCTTCCGTGGCTGGGGGAGTTGCCTTGGCGGTGTTGATGTTACCGACCATTATTCGTACTACTGATGAGGCTCTCAAAATTATTCCCCAAGATATTCGCTGGGCCGCGCTTGGGGTTGGTGCTTATAATTATCAAGCGGTGATACGAATTGTATTACCCGCCGCTCTACCAGGGATTTTGACAGGGGTTACTTTGGCGATCGCCCGTGCGGCAGGAGAAACCGCCCCTCTATTATTTACAGCCTTATATTCCAACTTCTGGCCCAATGTATCCATGAAAGGACTATTTGAACCTATCGCCACCCTAGCGGTATTGGTGTACAACTTTGCGATCGTCCCCTTCCCTGCACAAAATCAGTTAGCATGGGCTGGAGCTCTAATTTTGGTAACTTTGGTACTATTTACCAGCGTAATAGCTCGTTTTGCGATCCGCAGAAAAGTTTATTAG
- a CDS encoding phosphate ABC transporter ATP-binding protein, PhoT family (PFAM: ABC transporter~TIGRFAM: phosphate ABC transporter, ATP-binding protein~COGs: COG1117 ABC-type phosphate transport system ATPase component~InterProIPR003439:IPR015850:IPR003593:IPR017871:IPR 005670~KEGG: cyc:PCC7424_2807 phosphate ABC transporter, ATPase subunit~PFAM: ABC transporter related~SMART: AAA ATPase~SPTR: Phosphate ABC transporter, ATPase subunit;~TIGRFAM: phosphate ABC transporter, ATPase subunit) has protein sequence MYSDNSYIDSPDINSGGSRVMALENVDIYYGSYKAVRGVNLDIPQNKITAFIGPSGCGKSTILRSLNRLNDLIKIFRLTGKVTYHGQDIYKKSIDPVKLRHHIGMVFQRPNPFPKTIYDNVAYGARINRYKGDLDELVETCLRRAVLWDEVKDKLQESGFSLSGGQQQRLCIARTIAAEPEVLLMDEPCSALDPISTLKIEELMHELKQNYTIVIVTHNMQQATRVADRTAFFNAEAVGNKGNKIGYLVEFDNTDKIFNDPAEEMTRDYVSGKFG, from the coding sequence ATGTACTCTGACAATAGTTACATAGACTCTCCAGATATTAACAGCGGTGGCTCAAGAGTCATGGCACTAGAGAATGTTGATATTTATTATGGTAGCTACAAAGCAGTGAGGGGAGTTAATTTAGACATTCCCCAAAACAAGATTACTGCATTTATTGGTCCATCAGGTTGTGGTAAAAGTACCATCCTTAGATCCTTAAACCGTCTCAATGACTTAATCAAAATCTTTCGTCTTACAGGAAAAGTTACTTACCACGGACAAGATATTTATAAAAAAAGCATTGACCCCGTAAAACTTCGCCATCACATTGGTATGGTATTTCAGCGCCCGAACCCATTTCCCAAAACTATCTATGATAATGTTGCCTATGGGGCAAGAATTAATCGTTATAAGGGGGATTTGGATGAACTGGTGGAGACTTGCCTACGCCGTGCGGTGTTGTGGGATGAGGTCAAGGATAAACTCCAAGAAAGCGGTTTTTCTTTGTCGGGAGGACAACAGCAAAGATTATGTATTGCTCGAACCATCGCCGCTGAACCTGAAGTATTATTGATGGATGAACCTTGTTCTGCTCTTGATCCTATTTCTACTCTCAAGATTGAGGAGTTGATGCACGAGTTGAAACAAAACTATACCATCGTCATTGTTACCCACAATATGCAACAGGCCACAAGAGTTGCCGATCGCACCGCCTTTTTTAATGCTGAAGCAGTGGGTAATAAAGGTAATAAAATCGGTTATTTAGTGGAGTTTGACAACACCGATAAGATATTTAATGACCCTGCCGAGGAGATGACCAGAGATTATGTCAGTGGTAAATTCGGTTAA